GTCTCGGCCGCGGCCTGGAACGCGGACTCCATGACTTCCCCGTCCTGCGAAGGCTGTTCCATGGCCAGCAGTTCCAGGCCATATTCGTCGGACAGACGCCGAATTTCCGGCGCGACGGTCTGCCAGTCCGACAGGACGAGATGCTCGCTCATGCCGCCGATGGCCGACACTTCTATGCCGTCGTACCCGGCCATGGCCAGGTGTTTGAAAGCCGTTTCCATGTCGTAACCGCCGAACAGTACCGAGTTGGCGCCAAGTTTCATGTTCTCTCCTTGTCAGTATCGTAATTTTAGTATTGTACCGTTACGACAGAATCGGTGTCCCAGGATTCGATGGCGGCTTCGATGATCAACTGGGCGCGCAGGGCATCTTCGGCCTTCGCATCGATCTCTTCCGGCGCCGCGCCTTCCAGGTTCTGTTCGATCCAGCGCGTAATCCGCGAGCCGAAAGTCTCGGAGAACCCCATCATGCCGCCCAGGTACTGGTAGGATTCCACCTCCCTTGAATGCCGGGGATAGAATTCCAGCCCCTCACAGGCTTCGCGGATGACGAACCGGGCATCCGACCCCACAACCTCGCACGTCTCCAGGCCATAGCTTCCGCCGGCGTCGTAGCTCCCGGTCAGGTGACCGACGATGCCGTTCTCGAAGAGCATGTTGACCTGGACGTTGGACCAGATCTTCCGTCCCCTGCCCTTCCTGAAGAAGGCCTGCACTTTCTCCACGTCGCCGCAGAAATACCGCATCACGTCGATGGAGTGGGGATGGAGCGCCCGCATGTGGAAATGAGGCGAGCTTTCATTGGGGTTGTTGATCCACATCGTCATGTTGATGATGTTCAATTCGCCCAGCCGGCCGGCCTCGACCCACTCCTTCGCCCGCAGTGCGGCCGGCGTGAAGC
The window above is part of the Gemmatimonadota bacterium genome. Proteins encoded here:
- a CDS encoding Gfo/Idh/MocA family oxidoreductase — its product is MGLNIAVVGMGGIGNNHARNYLSHEACTIVAVCDAIKEKADEAAQTYGCQAFYSVGDLLNSGLKVDAASVCTAGVENGGDHYAPTIELLGGGIPVLGEKPISNEIPKAREMVALARERGIRYGINLNHRFTPAALRAKEWVEAGRLGELNIINMTMWINNPNESSPHFHMRALHPHSIDVMRYFCGDVEKVQAFFRKGRGRKIWSNVQVNMLFENGIVGHLTGSYDAGGSYGLETCEVVGSDARFVIREACEGLEFYPRHSREVESYQYLGGMMGFSETFGSRITRWIEQNLEGAAPEEIDAKAEDALRAQLIIEAAIESWDTDSVVTVQY